The Garra rufa chromosome 18, GarRuf1.0, whole genome shotgun sequence genome window below encodes:
- the LOC141290994 gene encoding 7SK snRNA methylphosphate capping enzyme-like, producing MWAVMSVQSELPAAGGASLHALPPPIAIQDEVTANMVLSELATNHVTPQDKNGLAPQGETAQKPNKRRYSMSLFKHPSLSKRRRRANSECDPVLPSKFLMGGNIFDPLNLNSLLDEEVSKALNAETPKSSPLPSKNRDPVEILIPKDITDPLNLSGRGGDKAAGVLVSPLKNRRRHRNRHHPGTTAEPPDGEKLKVNEGAEPGALFPVISSKKPVEESPRPYELNTSINCRDEVVTPILPRRRSHPSASSSAPQPSKHKKRRRTCSRSERLSITPTPSVSQSFHTPVVGGVSGAPPLRAEKTQQRRRRTQRNFHYGSYSHQYGYRTPSLTADPRLAVFKPEWFRGKKVLDAGCNTGHVTLAIARHWNPERILGVDIDGALVQMARQNLRYFLSELRGSDDRTRSEAEVGGSGEGSEVEAGGQLGLAPLMGLQLDRVQALRRFPVSFTRCRGPIAAPPIMPHIPGVFPSNIHFLKGDYVPDSEEAAVSQCAEYDVILCLSLTKWVHLNYGDAGIRRLFQRIYRHLLPGGVLILEPQPWTSYSRRKRLTEVTYRNYRSIRLKPDKFSSFLTTDVGFSSYELIGTPHSGPNGVQRSIYLFHKDPSSSRK from the exons ATGTGGGCCGTGATGTCCGTCCAGAGTGAGCTTCCTGCCGCCGGCGGGGCGAGTTTGCACGCCCTCCCTCCGCCCATCGCCATCCAGGATGAGGTGACCGCTAACATGGTGCTAAGCGAACTCGCCACCAATCACGTGACGCCTCAGGACAAAAACGGCCTGGCGCCGCAGGGCGAGACGGCGCAGAAACCGAACAAGCGTCGCTATAGCATGAGTTTGTTCAAACACCCCAGTCTCAGCAAACGCCGACGCCGCGCCAACTCCGAATGTGACCCTGTTCTGCCCTCCAAATTCCTGATGGGCGGGAACATCTTCGATCCGTTGAACCTCAACAGTCTGCTGGACGAGGAGGTTAGTAAGGCGCTCAACGCAGAGACGCCCAAATCGTCGCCGCTTCCCAGCAAAAACCGTGACCCGGTGGAGATCCTGATTCCGAAGGACATCACAGATCCTTTGAATCTAAGCGGACGCGGCGGAGACAAAGCAGCGGGGGTGTTGGTGTCGCCCCTAAAAAACAGACGCAGACATCGCAACCGACACCATCCGGGAACGACCGCCGAGCCTCCGGATGGCGAGAAGTTAAAGGTGAACGAAGGGGCGGAGCCAGGTGCGCTATTTCCTGTTATTAGTTCCAAAAAGCCTGTGGAGGAGTCGCCGCGGCCTTACGAACTCAACACGTCCATCAACTGCCGCGACGAAGTGGTGACGCCCATCCTCCCGCGCCGGCGGTCACACCCCTCCGCGTCTAGCTCCGCCCCTCAGCCGTCCAAACACAAGAAGCGCAGGCGAACCTGCAGCCGCTCGGAGCGCCTGTCCATCACGCCGACTCCGTCCGTCAGCCAGTCGTTCCACACTCCGGTTGTGGGCGGAGTCAGCGGAGCTCCGCCTCTGAGGGCGGAGAAAACCCAGCAGAGGAGGCGCAGGACGCAGCGAAACTTCCATTACGGAAGCTACAGCCATCAGTACGGTTACCGCACGCCGTCGCTGACCGCAGACCCACGCCTGGCCGTGTTCAAACCCGAGTGGTTCCGCGGAAAGAAAGTTTTGGATGCGGGGTGCAACACGGGTCACGTGACCCTCGCCATCGCCAGGCATTGGAACCCCGAGCGCATCCTGGGTGTGGACATCGACGGGGCGCTGGTGCAGATGGCACGTCAGAACCTGCGATACTTCTTGTCGGAGCTGCGCGGGTCGGACGACAGAACGAGGTCGGAAGCAGAAGTGGGCGGGTCGGGTGAGGGGTCAGAGGTCGAGGCCGGAGGTCAGCTGGGGTTGGCACCTCTGATGGGTCTGCAGTTGGACCGCGTTCAGGCGTTACGCAGGTTTCCTGTCTCCTTCACACGCTGCCGTGGACCCATCGCCGCACCTCCCATAATGCCTCACATCCCGGGAGTGTTCCCCAGCAACATACACTTCCTGAAg ggcGACTATGTGCCGGACAGTGAGGAGGCGGCGGTGTCCCAGTGTGCTGAATACGACGTGATTCTGTGTCTGAGTTTGACCAAGTGGGTTCATCTGAACTACGGTGACGCCGGCATCCGGAGACTGTTTCAGCGCATCTACAGACACCTGTTACCTGGAGGAGTGCTGATCCTCGAACCTCAGCCCTGGACCTCCTACAGCCGCCGCAAGAGACTCACG gaaGTGACGTACAGGAACTACAGGAGCATCAGACTGAAGCCGGATAAGTTCAGCTCCTTCCTGACGACTGATGTGGGCTTCAGCAGCTACGAACTGATCGGGACGCCCCACAGCGGTCCTAACG